The following is a genomic window from Serratia ficaria.
CTTCAGGATCCCGCTCATAATCCGGCTCGTCATGTTCGCGCTTCATCCCCAACGGCGCGCCGCTGTGTTTTTCCCGGCCGAAAATGGTCTGCTGCTCCTGCAGCGGCGTGCGGTCCCAGAACTCGACGTGGAAGCGGATGATGCGCGCCGCCTGATAGCTGCCCCCCACCGCCCAGGCCGGTTCACCGGCGCCGGCGCCGACCCACACCACGCGATCCATCAGCGCCCGGTCGTCGGTTTTCGGGTTGGCGGTGCCGTCTTTGAAGCCCAGCAGGTTGATCGGCGTTTCTTTGCCTTTGCTGCGCGCCGCATGGGCGGAAATGAAGCCTTCCCTTTTCCAGCGCACGCTGAGCAGATCCGGCGAGTGCTTGATGATGTCGCGCAGCGCGTGGATCACCGTCTCGTTGGTGTTGGCGCAAATCTGCAGCAGCAGATCGCCATGACACAGGCTGGCGTCCAGCGAGTCATTGGGGAAGCGGGTCATTTTCTGCAGCCGCAGCGGCTTTTGCGCCTGCAGGCCGAAACGCTCGTCGAACAGTGAGGTGCCGACCGACACGGTGATGGTCAGATTGTCCGGATAAATCTCCGGCCCCATGATGCCCGAATCGAGCGGCGGCAGCTTGGGATCCACCTCCGGCGCTCTGCCGCCGCGGGTGAGGAAGGCGATGCGATCGGTCAGCAGCCGGAACAGGCGCTCCAGATCCTGCCTGTTGGTGGCCAGCACGTCGAAAGCCACCAGCATCATCGCCGCCTGCTGCGGAGTCAGCACGCCAGCCTGATGGCGGCCGTAAAACGGCTGCGTCTGCCAGCGTTCGTCCTGCGGGGTCGCCAGCGGCTCTGCCGGTTTGTCCACCGCCTGCGCCAGGCGCGTGCCGCCCAGCGCCAGCGCGCCGAGGCCCAGCCCCTGCAGCAAGCGGCGGCGCGACGGCGAGGCCGCGCCCTGTGGATGCGGCCCGTTAGCCGGGCCGATCTTGTTGCTCATAGCGCGTGCCTCAGTCCAGACCCAATACGCCGCGCAGCTGCGACAAGTCTTCCGCCAGCGTGGTGATCGGCCCTTTCAGCGCGTTGCGATCGGCGTCGGTCAGCTTCTCGTAAGACGCATAACCGTCTTTGGTTTTGTACTTCGCCAGAATGCCGTCTACGGTCTTGAAGTTGGCGTCAATCTTGTCCAACAGCGGTTTGTTGGCCTTGACCAGCAGCGGGCGCAGCAGGTTGACAATCTTCTGCGCGCCGTCGACGTTGGCCTGGAAGTCCCACAGGTCGGTGCGGCTGTAGCGATCTTCCTCACCGCTGATTTTGCTGGCCGCCACTTCTTCAATCAGGCCGGCCGCCCCGCCAACCACCTTGCTTGGCGGGAAGGTCAGATCGGTCACGCGTTTTTGCAGCTCGAGGGTGTCGTTGTACAGACGATCGGCGTATTTGCCCATGTCTTGGGTGCTATTGTCGGCGAACAGCGCTTTCTCCAGGCGGTGGAAACCGGTGAAGTTGGGATCTTCCGCCTTCTTCTCGTAATCGTCTTCACGGGCGTCGATGCTGCCGTCGAGATCGGAGAACAGTTCGGCGATCGGTTCGATGCGCTCATAGTGTTGGCGCGTCGGCGCATACAGCTTGCGCGCTTGCGCCACGTCGCCGGCCTTGACCGCATCGGTGAACAGCTTGGTCTGCTTCACCAGCCCATCCACCTCTTTGGTGACATAGACCTTGTATTCGGCGATCGGGCCGACCAGATCCAGCGCGTCGGGCTTGCCGTCGCCGGCGGCGCCGGCCGCGGCGGCGACGGTCAGCTTGCCTTTCGGGTTGCTCAGCAGCCCGCAGGTCATGTCATACTCGCCCGCCTCCAGGTTGGCGGTCATTTTCTGGGTGAAGCCCGGCGCGATGTTCTCACGCTCTTCCACCACCATCACCCCTTTCAGGATTTCCCATTCGAGGTTTTTCTGGCTGGCGTTGTGCACCACAAATTGGGTTTTACCGGCCGGCACCGTCAGCTGCATCGGCTCGCACCGTTTGTCGTTAACGGTAATCTTCACCTGCGGCACGTCCGCCGCCAGGGCGTCGAGGCTCAGCGCGAACGCCGGGAGGGCCAGCAATGCTGCGTGCAACGCCTTGCGGCGGAATAACGGAGTAGACATACGAGATTCCCTATTAAAATTAATGATTGATTTTACGTTGCGCCGGGGCCGCGGTCGGCTCCGCGCGCTGCGGCAGGAAAAAGAAAATCAGCGCTGGGATCAGATACAGGAAATAGACCGCCACTTCACTCACCGTCGGCGCTTCCTGATAGCCGAAAATGCCCTCCAGCAGCGTGCCGAACAGCGAATGGGTGGACAGGGCGTTGCTGAAATCGAAGGCGATATCCTGGAAATGGTTCCACAGCCCGGCCTCATGGAAGGCGCGGATCGCCCCGGCGGCCAGGCCGGCGGCGACGAACAGGATAAACAGGCTGGTCCATTTGAAGAATTTGGCCAGGTGCAGCTTCACGCCGCCCCAGTAGATAGCCATGCCGAGCACGATGGCGGCCGCCAGGCCGAGAATGGCGCCGATCGGCGCTTCAATCCCGACGTCCTGCTGAAAGGCCGCCAGCAGGAAGAACACCGACTCCAGCCCTTCGCGCGCCACGGCGAAAAACACCATCGCCACCAGCGCCCAGCCCTGGCCTTTGCCGGAGTTGAGCGCGTGGTCGATGGCGCCTTCCAGATGCACCTTGACCGACCTGGAGACCTTGCGCATCCAGAACACCATATAGGTGAGGATGAATACCGCGATGACCGCGACGATGCCTTCGAACAGCTCCTGCTGCTTCTGCGGAAACTCGCCGGTGGTTTCGTTGATGAAGATACCCAACGCCAGGCACAGAGCGGCGGCGACGATCACCCCAATCCACACAACGCCGAGCCATTGGCCGCGCTGCGTGCGTTTCAGGTAGCTGGCGATCAGGCTGACGATCAGCGCGGCCTCCAGGCCCTCACGGAACATGATAAGGAAGGGAACGAACATAGATATTAACCCCTGAAAAGGCATCCGCCGCGAGCCTGCGCGCCCGGAATGGGCCGCAGCGCCAATGTAAAGAAAAGTAAAACACAACGATAGTGATTATCATTCTGCCGCGTAGAAATACAAGGGGAGCAAGGGTGATTTTT
Proteins encoded in this region:
- the efeB gene encoding iron uptake transporter deferrochelatase/peroxidase subunit, giving the protein MSNKIGPANGPHPQGAASPSRRRLLQGLGLGALALGGTRLAQAVDKPAEPLATPQDERWQTQPFYGRHQAGVLTPQQAAMMLVAFDVLATNRQDLERLFRLLTDRIAFLTRGGRAPEVDPKLPPLDSGIMGPEIYPDNLTITVSVGTSLFDERFGLQAQKPLRLQKMTRFPNDSLDASLCHGDLLLQICANTNETVIHALRDIIKHSPDLLSVRWKREGFISAHAARSKGKETPINLLGFKDGTANPKTDDRALMDRVVWVGAGAGEPAWAVGGSYQAARIIRFHVEFWDRTPLQEQQTIFGREKHSGAPLGMKREHDEPDYERDPEGKLIPMDAHIRLANPRTAESQSNLLLRRGYSYSIGVSNAGQLEMGLLFVCYQADLEQGFLTVQKRLNGEALEEYIKPIGGGYFFVLPGVEDPQDYLARGLLQA
- the efeO gene encoding iron uptake system protein EfeO, giving the protein MSTPLFRRKALHAALLALPAFALSLDALAADVPQVKITVNDKRCEPMQLTVPAGKTQFVVHNASQKNLEWEILKGVMVVEERENIAPGFTQKMTANLEAGEYDMTCGLLSNPKGKLTVAAAAGAAGDGKPDALDLVGPIAEYKVYVTKEVDGLVKQTKLFTDAVKAGDVAQARKLYAPTRQHYERIEPIAELFSDLDGSIDAREDDYEKKAEDPNFTGFHRLEKALFADNSTQDMGKYADRLYNDTLELQKRVTDLTFPPSKVVGGAAGLIEEVAASKISGEEDRYSRTDLWDFQANVDGAQKIVNLLRPLLVKANKPLLDKIDANFKTVDGILAKYKTKDGYASYEKLTDADRNALKGPITTLAEDLSQLRGVLGLD
- the efeU gene encoding iron uptake transporter permease EfeU, yielding MFVPFLIMFREGLEAALIVSLIASYLKRTQRGQWLGVVWIGVIVAAALCLALGIFINETTGEFPQKQQELFEGIVAVIAVFILTYMVFWMRKVSRSVKVHLEGAIDHALNSGKGQGWALVAMVFFAVAREGLESVFFLLAAFQQDVGIEAPIGAILGLAAAIVLGMAIYWGGVKLHLAKFFKWTSLFILFVAAGLAAGAIRAFHEAGLWNHFQDIAFDFSNALSTHSLFGTLLEGIFGYQEAPTVSEVAVYFLYLIPALIFFFLPQRAEPTAAPAQRKINH